Proteins encoded within one genomic window of Bradyrhizobium sp. 186:
- a CDS encoding SGNH/GDSL hydrolase family protein yields MVDIYQIPLTTKRGPSLAFYGDSITANGIGASGNLTNNNALGYSFWTNAMTGQRFYSPPALNFGVSGDKLSDMLARLSTVTAARPDICVVLGGTNSLSADISYANCISQLGQIYDGLQAVGCTVIAVPILGRSDAVLTAQQRIRGIGINNWMKNQAATRRNFFVADCGLSFDDPTSASWGALSGYTYTPGLHPSPNGAFTGIAAKIVSILNIIAPDWRILPANQSDTYDATDNPKGNMLNNGPFVGGASTATSTSLSTTAALGVTAAASKGTNTDNRNIQTLTLSGTTTGGSNGQIFLSQGLSAGALAGLQAGDEIEAFVEVRWSGGFTNIAYPYFEMRTTESATVYQRQTGVGQLANPYGISSTNGFLRWRTPSRVLTATPSAGSIQLGIYLISPITNGQSVAGVIDFMSAEVRKIN; encoded by the coding sequence ATGGTTGATATCTACCAGATCCCGCTTACCACGAAGCGGGGCCCTAGCCTTGCGTTCTACGGCGACAGCATCACCGCGAACGGCATCGGCGCATCCGGCAACCTCACCAACAACAACGCGCTTGGCTATTCGTTCTGGACAAACGCGATGACGGGCCAGCGCTTCTATTCGCCGCCCGCGCTTAATTTTGGTGTTAGCGGTGACAAGCTTTCGGACATGCTTGCGCGTCTCTCGACGGTCACGGCTGCGCGGCCGGACATTTGCGTGGTCCTCGGCGGCACAAATAGCCTTTCAGCAGACATCAGCTACGCCAACTGTATCTCTCAGCTTGGGCAGATATATGATGGCCTTCAGGCAGTCGGCTGCACAGTGATCGCGGTTCCGATCCTCGGTCGAAGCGACGCCGTCTTGACGGCACAACAGCGCATTCGTGGAATCGGCATCAACAACTGGATGAAAAATCAGGCGGCAACGCGCCGGAATTTCTTCGTCGCGGACTGCGGGCTCTCGTTCGATGACCCGACATCGGCGTCGTGGGGTGCACTGTCTGGCTATACCTACACCCCTGGTCTCCACCCCAGCCCCAACGGCGCATTTACCGGGATTGCGGCCAAGATCGTCAGCATCTTGAATATCATCGCGCCAGACTGGCGCATATTGCCGGCTAATCAGTCCGATACTTACGACGCGACTGACAACCCGAAAGGCAATATGCTCAACAACGGACCGTTTGTCGGCGGCGCGAGCACTGCAACCAGCACGAGCCTATCGACGACGGCCGCGCTTGGTGTGACTGCGGCGGCATCGAAGGGCACAAATACGGACAATCGAAACATCCAGACATTGACGCTTTCCGGGACCACGACAGGCGGTTCGAACGGGCAGATATTTCTTAGTCAGGGTTTATCGGCGGGGGCGCTTGCTGGCCTTCAGGCCGGAGACGAAATCGAGGCGTTTGTCGAGGTCCGCTGGTCAGGCGGTTTCACGAATATCGCGTATCCCTATTTTGAGATGCGCACCACGGAAAGTGCGACCGTCTACCAGAGACAAACTGGCGTCGGTCAATTGGCAAACCCTTACGGCATTAGCAGCACAAACGGCTTTCTCAGGTGGAGAACACCAAGCCGGGTGCTGACTGCAACACCAAGCGCCGGGTCTATTCAGCTTGGGATATATCTGATCAGCCCGATCACCAACGGCCAGAGCGTTGCGGGTGTGATCGACTTCATGTCGGCTGAAGTCAGGAAGATCAATTAG
- a CDS encoding helix-turn-helix transcriptional regulator, protein MTDTQTCPLTARELEIARHLSNGETAASIAGKIGATEFSVAMQIKIARRVAGARNTPHLAAIALRKGWIE, encoded by the coding sequence ATGACCGACACACAGACATGCCCGCTGACCGCACGGGAACTTGAGATCGCGCGCCACCTCTCGAACGGCGAAACCGCCGCGTCGATCGCCGGCAAGATCGGCGCGACCGAGTTTTCCGTTGCGATGCAGATCAAGATCGCGCGCCGCGTCGCGGGAGCCAGGAACACCCCGCACCTCGCCGCAATCGCCTTGCGCAAGGGATGGATCGAATGA
- a CDS encoding terminase small subunit has protein sequence MAKAPKQAIEMTAKQAAFVREYLIDLNATQAAIRAGYSVKTAGVIAVELMTKPHVKAAIDAAMAARSEETKIDAAWVLKRLAAEAEADVADIYEPDGALKPLKDWPKIWRQGLVAGMDVEEIEIEGVKMGLIRKVKISDRVRRLELIGKHVNVQAFQENVAVSGVEALADRIARAKAKAGGK, from the coding sequence GTGGCGAAGGCACCGAAACAGGCGATCGAGATGACGGCGAAGCAAGCCGCGTTCGTCCGCGAATATCTCATTGACCTGAACGCGACCCAGGCGGCGATCCGTGCCGGGTACAGCGTCAAGACGGCGGGCGTGATCGCGGTCGAGTTGATGACCAAGCCGCACGTCAAGGCGGCGATCGACGCGGCCATGGCTGCGCGCTCTGAGGAAACCAAGATCGATGCAGCCTGGGTGCTCAAGCGTCTCGCGGCTGAGGCTGAGGCCGACGTCGCCGATATCTATGAGCCGGACGGCGCGCTCAAGCCGCTCAAAGACTGGCCGAAAATTTGGAGGCAGGGCCTCGTTGCCGGGATGGACGTCGAGGAAATCGAGATCGAGGGCGTAAAGATGGGCCTGATCCGCAAGGTGAAGATCAGCGACCGCGTGCGCCGGCTGGAGCTGATCGGCAAGCATGTGAACGTCCAGGCGTTCCAGGAGAACGTTGCGGTCAGCGGCGTCGAGGCGCTGGCCGATCGCATTGCGCGGGCGAAGGCGAAGGCGGGCGGCAAATGA
- a CDS encoding Bbp16 family capsid cement protein yields the protein MIFDLQTLLSNAQAIVASAVSTNVVDLGPIANGLVRDIGKGRNTPLLIQVVEDFNNLTSLKVDLQVADDAAFGTNLTTVWSSTEVLANLKAGYIFVPENITRRTNRRFMRLNYTVTGTAPTTGKITAGVTMGNQSAPA from the coding sequence ATGATTTTCGATCTGCAAACGCTCCTGTCGAACGCACAGGCGATTGTCGCGTCCGCCGTGTCCACCAACGTCGTCGATCTCGGCCCGATCGCGAACGGTCTCGTCCGCGATATCGGCAAGGGCAGGAACACCCCGCTCCTGATCCAGGTCGTGGAGGACTTCAACAACCTGACTTCGCTTAAGGTTGATCTCCAGGTTGCGGATGACGCGGCGTTCGGCACGAACCTGACGACTGTGTGGTCCTCCACCGAAGTCCTCGCCAACCTCAAAGCCGGATACATCTTCGTGCCCGAGAACATCACGCGGCGCACGAACAGGCGTTTCATGCGCCTGAACTACACCGTGACCGGCACCGCGCCGACCACGGGCAAGATCACGGCCGGCGTCACCATGGGCAATCAGAGCGCGCCGGCTTAA
- a CDS encoding SGNH/GDSL hydrolase family protein, with protein sequence MRPANTMRAAFLVSLLSCVIACAGVTVVLDRFEKRLKVAGADLVNVTTRADKIASSVAALSDRIEHLSDEIRFSAPADLGHKHTAIRQFVITSNLAQVDAPIIFVGDSITETARLPASLCGHPVVNAGVGGASSSSYLAFGKSFLSEINAPLIVVALGTNDSQIGARNAPPFAGSYKRLIEFLKTRAAALVLVGVPHLEMGGALAASYFDEAASVRNNAAIQAAAASNSAQFADVRAAMQGERLTLDGVHLTRKGYDEWMTPIIDAIGKALDCGSTSELMAVTR encoded by the coding sequence TCTGCTTTCATGCGTCATCGCGTGCGCAGGCGTCACCGTTGTACTGGATCGGTTCGAGAAGCGGTTAAAGGTCGCTGGGGCCGACCTCGTCAACGTCACGACCAGAGCGGACAAGATTGCCAGTTCGGTCGCCGCGCTTTCGGATCGCATCGAGCATCTATCGGACGAGATCAGGTTTTCCGCGCCGGCCGACCTCGGACATAAGCACACCGCCATCCGCCAATTCGTCATCACGAGCAATCTTGCCCAGGTAGACGCCCCTATCATTTTCGTCGGCGACAGCATCACCGAGACGGCGCGGCTCCCGGCCTCACTGTGCGGGCACCCTGTTGTGAACGCGGGGGTCGGCGGCGCGTCGTCGAGTTCATATCTTGCATTCGGCAAGTCCTTCCTTAGCGAAATCAATGCACCCCTGATCGTCGTCGCTCTTGGCACGAATGATTCGCAAATCGGCGCGCGGAATGCTCCGCCGTTCGCCGGCTCCTACAAGCGACTAATCGAGTTCCTAAAAACGCGCGCGGCCGCGTTGGTCCTGGTCGGCGTGCCGCATCTCGAAATGGGCGGCGCTCTTGCAGCCAGCTACTTCGACGAAGCTGCATCTGTTCGCAATAATGCAGCGATCCAAGCCGCAGCCGCCTCGAATTCCGCGCAGTTCGCCGACGTGCGGGCCGCCATGCAAGGCGAGCGTCTAACCCTAGATGGCGTCCACCTGACGCGGAAGGGATACGACGAATGGATGACGCCGATCATCGACGCGATCGGGAAAGCACTCGACTGCGGATCAACGTCAGAGTTGATGGCGGTCACACGATAG
- a CDS encoding SGNH/GDSL hydrolase family protein, with protein MMFSMGAQRVRAAGGGSEIPPPAPTPGVYLANDPAISYSDCSAPSFVNGWARFVRPMDDSGGGLGPNYRYCMPGARQRFRSNAPLVQVQLRWNGLVTRADARNLIGHVFVNGAFVQDFQTPAPINTVTTATVPINMGSSADRLYEIILPYGDGVEFGLVQVDPAYTVTAAAPRTGRVMVNLGDSITQGFWSTDTRRAWWFLLAQSKGFRTINMGSGGRLTVSDDGTAAANLAPDLITVLLGTNDYLNQIPVATYKANLKQLLININAISPSVPVYISAPIPTTQTRPIPFSDYAVVAGQCIAELGYSQLHGVNNGTLITDTATQLLDGVHPNDAGSVQTAAGWGAAIV; from the coding sequence ATGATGTTTTCAATGGGCGCGCAACGCGTCCGGGCTGCTGGCGGCGGCTCCGAAATCCCGCCCCCGGCCCCGACGCCCGGCGTCTATCTCGCCAACGATCCAGCCATCTCCTATTCGGATTGTTCCGCCCCCTCTTTCGTCAACGGTTGGGCTCGCTTCGTTCGGCCGATGGATGACAGCGGTGGCGGCCTTGGGCCGAACTACCGCTATTGCATGCCGGGCGCGCGGCAGCGTTTCCGATCGAATGCCCCGCTCGTTCAGGTGCAATTGCGATGGAACGGGCTCGTCACGCGCGCCGATGCGCGCAATCTGATCGGGCACGTCTTTGTTAATGGCGCGTTCGTCCAGGACTTCCAAACCCCTGCGCCAATCAACACCGTGACGACGGCGACGGTGCCGATCAACATGGGATCGAGCGCGGATCGCCTCTATGAAATCATCCTGCCTTATGGCGATGGCGTCGAATTCGGTCTAGTCCAAGTTGACCCCGCTTATACCGTTACGGCTGCGGCTCCCAGGACGGGCCGGGTCATGGTCAACCTCGGAGACAGCATCACGCAGGGGTTCTGGTCTACCGACACGCGCCGCGCGTGGTGGTTTCTGCTCGCGCAAAGCAAGGGCTTCCGAACAATCAACATGGGCTCTGGAGGCCGATTAACCGTATCGGACGACGGGACGGCCGCTGCAAACCTCGCCCCCGATCTGATTACGGTCCTGCTCGGGACGAACGACTATCTCAATCAGATACCGGTCGCGACCTACAAGGCGAACCTCAAGCAGCTTTTGATCAACATAAATGCGATCAGCCCAAGCGTTCCAGTTTACATTTCCGCTCCGATCCCGACGACGCAGACGCGACCGATCCCATTCAGCGATTACGCTGTTGTCGCTGGGCAGTGCATTGCGGAGCTAGGGTATTCGCAACTTCACGGCGTCAATAACGGCACGCTTATCACTGACACCGCGACGCAGCTTCTGGATGGCGTGCATCCTAACGACGCCGGTTCTGTCCAGACGGCGGCAGGTTGGGGCGCGGCTATCGTGTGA
- a CDS encoding major capsid protein, producing MATIGQSYPNLIDAYKASAEGTVIEILNRQNPILDDGIATQCNMDAVHRHMIRTGLPSVAWGRLYQGVPQSKSTMQQVDDTTGFLEAASLVDSRLLALAPDPAKQRLVDSSPYLEAMNQEMATGIFYHDTATTPEKFKGLSARFSLYNTNRPDPAKPNIANHVIHGGGAGSDNTSIWFVTWGDHATSLLYPKGTKAGVSIEDKGEQRVLDANGNPYYAKETMFRWHIGAFVKDFRYNARIANIDVSDMIAGTVDLWALMRKAYYRLQSRRRDAVSSRIAIYMNRDVLEILDAQSSDRSLLAANPNYTGLSQAVVEGKEVKTYRGIPIRETDAILNTEALVGSVAI from the coding sequence ATGGCGACTATCGGACAATCCTACCCCAACCTGATCGACGCCTACAAAGCGTCGGCCGAGGGCACCGTTATCGAAATCCTCAATCGGCAAAACCCGATCCTGGATGACGGGATCGCAACCCAGTGCAACATGGACGCCGTTCACCGGCACATGATCCGCACCGGTCTGCCGTCCGTCGCCTGGGGCCGCCTCTATCAGGGCGTGCCGCAGTCCAAGAGCACCATGCAGCAGGTTGACGACACGACCGGCTTTCTGGAAGCCGCGTCGCTCGTCGATAGCCGGTTGCTCGCGCTCGCTCCCGACCCGGCCAAGCAGCGCCTCGTCGATAGCTCGCCGTACCTGGAAGCCATGAACCAGGAAATGGCGACCGGCATTTTCTACCATGACACCGCGACCACGCCCGAGAAGTTCAAGGGCCTGTCCGCGCGCTTTTCTCTGTACAACACGAACCGGCCCGACCCGGCCAAGCCGAACATCGCGAACCATGTGATCCACGGCGGCGGCGCGGGCTCGGACAATACGTCGATCTGGTTCGTCACCTGGGGCGATCACGCGACCTCGTTGCTCTATCCCAAGGGCACCAAGGCCGGCGTCTCGATCGAGGACAAGGGCGAACAGCGCGTTCTCGATGCGAACGGCAACCCGTACTATGCCAAGGAAACCATGTTCCGCTGGCACATCGGCGCGTTCGTGAAGGATTTCCGCTACAACGCGCGGATCGCCAACATCGACGTGTCCGACATGATCGCCGGAACCGTCGATCTGTGGGCGCTGATGCGCAAGGCGTACTATCGCCTCCAGTCGCGCCGCCGCGACGCCGTGTCCAGCCGCATCGCGATCTACATGAACCGCGACGTGCTCGAAATCCTCGACGCGCAGTCGAGCGACCGTTCGCTGCTCGCGGCCAACCCGAACTACACCGGGCTGTCGCAGGCAGTGGTTGAGGGCAAGGAAGTCAAGACGTATCGGGGCATCCCGATCCGCGAGACTGACGCGATCCTGAACACCGAGGCGCTGGTCGGCTCCGTCGCCATCTAA
- a CDS encoding portal protein translates to MTVNAPRFESQIQYHRRRAEELKTVRQPWESEWSGIADHIDPTRLRLTNRNERSVSRAKIIDSSATFAYRTLKSGMHSGLTSPARPWFRLTTFDPDLKDFAPVKEYLAAVETRMREVFSGSNIYNAFHTGYGDLALFGQPCGILVDDDQSFVRMQQLLNGRFWIARDEKGRATTMYRQFRWSVQRIVGRFGYAAVARVSNSIKTAYDNGKYDQIYDVWHAVEPRMTREPGLIDKANKPFLSNYWLDATTDNNGLLEESGFDDNPIVCPAWELAGDDHYSTSPGQDALGDTKMLQKEQARKLEGIDKKVRPPMTGPTSLRNNPASLLPGSVTYVDDPTGKGYRQAMEVNLSLSELREDIRDVQERLRQVFYADLFLMISNMEGIQPRNAVEIAERKEEKLLALGPVLENIYNGQLEPVIDRTFNILNRRRELPPPPREIAEQDLKVEYISILAQAQKAVATGAIERFSGFVGQLSAVKPEVLDKFDADEAADQYADALGVPPSIVVSDDKVKAARDARAKEQQQAKNAEMMATVAPAMKQGADAASVLASAGQNPSGQALLQQIGIG, encoded by the coding sequence ATGACCGTCAACGCGCCGCGCTTCGAAAGTCAAATCCAGTACCATCGCCGCCGCGCTGAGGAACTGAAAACAGTTCGCCAGCCGTGGGAAAGCGAATGGTCGGGGATCGCGGATCACATCGATCCGACGCGGCTGCGATTGACCAACCGCAACGAACGGTCGGTGAGCCGCGCCAAGATCATCGATAGCAGCGCCACGTTCGCCTATCGCACGCTCAAGTCTGGCATGCATTCCGGCCTCACGTCGCCCGCGCGGCCGTGGTTTCGCCTGACGACGTTCGATCCCGATCTGAAAGACTTCGCCCCGGTCAAGGAATATCTCGCGGCCGTCGAGACGCGGATGCGCGAGGTGTTCTCGGGCTCCAACATCTACAACGCGTTTCATACCGGCTATGGCGATCTCGCGCTGTTCGGCCAGCCGTGCGGCATCCTGGTCGATGACGATCAGAGCTTCGTTCGCATGCAACAACTGCTCAACGGGCGGTTCTGGATCGCCCGTGACGAGAAGGGCCGCGCGACCACGATGTATCGGCAATTCCGCTGGTCGGTGCAGCGGATCGTTGGCCGGTTCGGATATGCGGCCGTCGCGCGCGTCAGCAACTCCATCAAGACGGCTTATGACAACGGCAAGTATGATCAGATTTACGACGTCTGGCATGCCGTCGAGCCGCGCATGACGCGCGAGCCGGGCCTGATCGACAAGGCCAACAAGCCGTTCCTGTCGAACTACTGGCTCGACGCGACGACGGACAACAACGGCCTGCTCGAGGAAAGCGGGTTCGATGACAACCCGATTGTCTGCCCGGCGTGGGAATTGGCCGGCGACGATCACTATTCCACGTCGCCCGGGCAAGACGCGCTCGGCGATACCAAGATGCTCCAGAAAGAGCAGGCGCGGAAGCTTGAAGGCATCGACAAGAAGGTACGGCCGCCGATGACGGGGCCGACCTCATTGCGCAACAATCCGGCGTCGCTCCTGCCTGGGTCCGTCACTTATGTCGATGATCCGACCGGCAAGGGCTATCGGCAGGCGATGGAAGTGAACCTGTCGCTATCCGAGTTGCGCGAGGATATCCGCGACGTGCAGGAGCGTTTGCGGCAGGTGTTCTATGCCGATCTGTTCCTGATGATCTCGAACATGGAAGGCATCCAGCCGCGCAACGCGGTCGAGATTGCGGAGCGCAAAGAGGAAAAGTTGCTCGCGCTCGGGCCGGTCCTGGAGAACATTTATAACGGCCAGCTTGAGCCGGTGATTGACCGGACGTTCAACATCCTCAACCGCCGCCGCGAGTTGCCGCCGCCGCCGCGCGAAATCGCCGAACAGGATTTGAAGGTCGAATATATCTCGATCCTCGCGCAGGCGCAGAAGGCCGTCGCCACGGGCGCGATCGAACGGTTCTCCGGGTTCGTCGGCCAGCTTTCGGCGGTGAAGCCGGAAGTGCTCGACAAGTTCGATGCCGACGAGGCGGCGGATCAGTACGCCGACGCGCTCGGCGTGCCGCCCTCGATCGTCGTGTCCGACGACAAGGTGAAAGCGGCCCGCGACGCGCGCGCCAAGGAACAGCAGCAAGCCAAGAACGCGGAAATGATGGCGACCGTTGCCCCGGCCATGAAGCAGGGCGCGGACGCTGCAAGCGTGCTCGCGAGCGCGGGCCAGAACCCCAGCGGCCAAGCCCTCTTGCAACAGATTGGGATTGGCTGA
- a CDS encoding ASCH domain-containing protein, which yields MNLPEKALSIMQPWAWLIVNGRKDIENRDWTTRYRGPVAIHAGKKGDKGPWHDLVNGIHPVTGERLGWSIDISGARPPGADCGGIVGVAEIVDCVDSSGSPWFVGRYGFVIRNARPVPFIPVKGALGFFKWQDRRL from the coding sequence ATGAACCTGCCAGAAAAAGCACTCAGCATCATGCAGCCGTGGGCATGGCTGATCGTCAACGGTCGCAAGGACATCGAGAACCGTGACTGGACGACGCGGTATCGCGGCCCCGTGGCGATCCACGCAGGCAAGAAGGGCGACAAAGGCCCGTGGCATGACCTTGTGAACGGCATTCATCCCGTCACGGGCGAACGGCTTGGATGGTCTATCGACATCAGCGGCGCGCGCCCACCCGGCGCGGACTGCGGCGGCATCGTCGGCGTCGCCGAGATCGTCGATTGCGTCGATAGCAGCGGTAGCCCGTGGTTTGTCGGCCGCTACGGTTTCGTGATCCGCAACGCGAGGCCGGTCCCGTTCATCCCCGTCAAGGGCGCGCTTGGCTTCTTCAAATGGCAGGATCGCCGGCTATGA
- the dnaN gene encoding DNA polymerase III subunit beta yields the protein MKFVVVEGRALKQAMKIVAAIIERRNTIPILGHAKITHSDAGLRITGTDLDLEAHVDLDVIDGAGGEWSACISASVLAGIARVAGTMNVRIERADNDLNATITLGDGAAFYEIETLPETDYPEIGGERGSMIEAFTNGMFAATLDKVRWCVSTEETRYYLNGVCWHVTAKDRRFVATDGHRMAICQYANEGGEASTRIIPRKTVRIVTDHLAGKDVKLFDAGANRIDIVAPGLSIRSKLIDGTYPDYARVLPGRHEFTFNLKRDEIVAAIDQATAIGGDRTTAIKFSNGNGRAVIERRSADFGSAKVKTSTAWPYKGQDDTVPAPFAFNSRYLREVANACQGAITLRMVDQSSPFSIHDEDATMTRVLMPMRA from the coding sequence ATGAAATTCGTTGTCGTCGAAGGCCGCGCCCTCAAGCAGGCCATGAAGATCGTCGCCGCCATCATCGAGCGGCGCAACACCATCCCGATCCTGGGGCATGCCAAGATCACGCACAGCGACGCCGGCCTGCGGATCACCGGGACCGACCTGGACCTTGAGGCGCATGTTGACCTGGACGTGATCGACGGCGCGGGCGGCGAATGGTCCGCCTGCATCAGCGCGTCGGTTCTCGCCGGCATCGCCCGCGTCGCCGGAACCATGAACGTCCGGATCGAGCGCGCCGACAACGACCTCAACGCCACGATCACCCTTGGAGACGGGGCGGCCTTCTACGAGATCGAGACCCTGCCCGAGACCGACTATCCCGAGATCGGCGGCGAGCGCGGCAGCATGATCGAGGCGTTCACGAACGGCATGTTCGCGGCGACGCTGGACAAGGTGCGATGGTGCGTCTCGACCGAGGAAACGCGATACTACCTCAACGGCGTTTGCTGGCACGTCACTGCGAAGGATCGCCGGTTCGTTGCGACGGACGGCCACCGCATGGCGATATGCCAGTATGCGAACGAAGGCGGCGAGGCCAGCACGCGGATCATCCCGCGCAAGACGGTGCGGATCGTCACCGACCACCTTGCCGGCAAGGACGTGAAGTTGTTCGACGCCGGCGCGAACAGGATCGACATCGTTGCGCCCGGCCTCTCGATCCGCTCCAAGCTGATCGATGGCACCTATCCCGACTATGCCCGCGTCCTGCCAGGACGGCATGAATTCACGTTCAACTTGAAGCGCGACGAGATCGTTGCAGCCATCGATCAGGCCACGGCGATCGGCGGCGACCGGACGACGGCGATCAAGTTCAGCAACGGCAACGGCCGCGCCGTGATCGAGCGCCGGAGCGCGGACTTTGGCAGCGCCAAGGTCAAGACCTCGACGGCATGGCCCTACAAAGGCCAGGACGATACCGTTCCTGCACCGTTCGCCTTCAACAGCCGCTATCTGCGCGAGGTTGCGAACGCATGCCAGGGCGCGATCACCCTGCGCATGGTCGATCAGTCGTCGCCGTTCTCGATCCACGACGAGGACGCCACCATGACTCGCGTTCTGATGCCGATGCGGGCCTGA
- a CDS encoding terminase: protein MKASASKRDPNDAIIELAAACQFDPDMWSQTAWDWGHGQLAEYDGPRSWQTDINRVIRDHLADPATRYEPLQISVASGHGIGKSAEMGMLSNWAMSCWDDAKVLMTANTEPQLRTKTAPEVGKWFKMSLTGSWFDVQAMSIKSRDPQHGDSWRMDFLTWSEHNTEAFAGLHNKGKIILLLFDEASKIHDKVWEVAEGAMTDENTVIIWVVFGNPTRNSGRFRECFRRFRHRWINRQIDSRTVEGTNKKYLQKLVDDHGEDSDVVKYRVRGQFPAQSAMQYISADDVDKARAVHLRKGSYAFAPVILGVDPAWTGDDKFEIMLRQGLYSKSLASIARNDNDIEMANLIARLEDEHQADAVFVDAGYGTGIVSAGQVMGRTWRLIWFSGKPIDPGYLNKRAEIWGTGKKWIKAGGAIDPKDEDLYQDLIGPETVPRLDGKVQLESKEDMKDRGLPSPNKGDALMLTFAEPVAKKVRHVGGQAISQHQAAVDYDPLS, encoded by the coding sequence ATGAAGGCCAGCGCGTCTAAACGCGATCCGAACGACGCGATCATTGAGCTTGCGGCGGCGTGCCAGTTCGATCCCGACATGTGGTCGCAAACGGCCTGGGATTGGGGCCACGGGCAGCTTGCCGAGTACGATGGGCCGCGCTCCTGGCAGACAGATATCAACCGCGTGATCCGCGATCACCTCGCCGATCCGGCAACGCGCTATGAGCCGTTGCAGATATCGGTCGCGTCCGGCCACGGCATCGGCAAGTCGGCCGAGATGGGCATGCTCTCGAATTGGGCCATGTCCTGTTGGGATGACGCGAAAGTCCTGATGACGGCGAACACCGAACCGCAGTTGCGCACCAAGACCGCGCCCGAAGTCGGGAAGTGGTTCAAGATGTCGCTGACCGGCTCGTGGTTCGACGTCCAGGCGATGAGCATCAAGTCACGCGACCCGCAGCACGGCGATAGCTGGCGCATGGATTTCCTGACCTGGAGCGAGCACAACACGGAAGCGTTCGCCGGCCTGCACAACAAGGGCAAGATCATCCTGCTCCTGTTCGATGAGGCGTCGAAAATTCACGATAAGGTTTGGGAAGTCGCCGAGGGCGCGATGACCGACGAGAACACCGTGATCATTTGGGTGGTGTTCGGCAACCCGACGCGCAATAGCGGCCGTTTCCGCGAGTGCTTCCGCCGCTTCCGGCATCGCTGGATCAATCGCCAGATCGATAGCCGCACGGTCGAGGGCACGAACAAAAAGTATCTGCAGAAGCTCGTCGATGACCACGGCGAGGACAGCGATGTCGTCAAATACAGAGTGAGGGGGCAATTCCCAGCCCAAAGCGCCATGCAATACATCTCTGCTGATGACGTTGACAAAGCCCGCGCGGTGCATCTCCGCAAGGGTAGCTATGCCTTCGCGCCCGTGATCCTGGGCGTCGATCCGGCTTGGACGGGTGACGACAAGTTCGAGATCATGTTGCGGCAAGGGCTCTACTCCAAGAGCCTCGCGAGCATCGCGCGCAATGACAACGATATCGAGATGGCGAACCTGATCGCGCGCCTGGAGGATGAGCATCAGGCCGATGCGGTGTTCGTTGATGCGGGCTATGGCACGGGCATCGTGTCGGCCGGTCAGGTGATGGGCCGGACGTGGCGGCTTATCTGGTTCTCGGGCAAGCCGATCGATCCCGGCTATCTGAACAAGCGCGCCGAGATTTGGGGCACGGGCAAAAAGTGGATCAAGGCGGGCGGTGCGATCGATCCGAAGGATGAGGACTTGTATCAAGACCTGATCGGGCCGGAGACCGTGCCGCGTTTAGACGGCAAGGTCCAGCTTGAGAGCAAAGAGGACATGAAGGATCGCGGCCTGCCAAGCCCCAACAAAGGCGACGCGCTCATGCTGACGTTCGCGGAGCCCGTTGCGAAGAAGGTCCGCCATGTGGGCGGGCAGGCGATCAGCCAGCATCAAGCCGCCGTCGATTACGATCCGCTGTCCTAG
- a CDS encoding XF1762 family protein — MASAATKRLVIAPTTIAKANAFVTAYHRHNKRVQGARFAISALLDGEIVGVAIVGRPVAWKLDDGLTAEVTRCCTDGIKRTLDNGHTVPVCSKLYAACWRAWQAMGGRKLITYTLQSEPGSSLSAVGFQIAAEVKTFPAGKGWTSREGREYQDVNGQAKFRWEAVQP; from the coding sequence ATGGCTAGCGCGGCGACTAAACGGCTTGTGATTGCGCCGACGACGATCGCCAAGGCGAACGCGTTCGTCACTGCGTATCATCGCCACAACAAGCGGGTGCAAGGCGCGCGCTTCGCGATCAGTGCGCTCCTAGACGGCGAGATTGTCGGCGTCGCTATCGTGGGCCGGCCGGTGGCCTGGAAGCTCGACGACGGGTTGACGGCGGAAGTAACGCGCTGCTGCACCGATGGCATCAAGCGAACGCTCGACAACGGCCACACCGTCCCGGTCTGCTCCAAGCTCTATGCGGCGTGCTGGCGCGCGTGGCAGGCGATGGGCGGCCGCAAGCTGATTACCTACACGCTGCAATCTGAGCCGGGTTCGAGCCTGAGCGCGGTGGGTTTCCAGATAGCTGCCGAGGTCAAGACGTTCCCGGCCGGCAAGGGTTGGACGTCGCGCGAGGGCCGGGAATATCAGGACGTGAACGGGCAAGCGAAATTCCGGTGGGAAGCTGTGCAGCCATGA